From a region of the Emcibacter sp. SYSU 3D8 genome:
- the mazG gene encoding nucleoside triphosphate pyrophosphohydrolase, translating into MAQHSIDDLLTIMRQLRDPGNGCPWDREQDFESIAPYTIEEAYEVSQAITDKDMPSLKDELGDLLFQVIFHAQMAEEAGEFDFGDIIDAICGKMLRRHPHVFGDATIEDADAQTLAWEEHKKRERDEKARAEGRVPSVLDGVAYGYPALMRSVKLAKRAATVGFDWPDASQVLDKIKEETIELAVEMADAKAGADNHDKVESELGDILFAYTNLARFLKVDPERALRGTNRRFEQRFRRIESILAARGERPQDKTLEELEALWQQAKKELRHESQAADR; encoded by the coding sequence ATGGCACAGCACAGCATCGACGACCTGCTTACGATCATGCGCCAGCTGCGTGACCCCGGTAACGGCTGTCCGTGGGACCGGGAGCAGGATTTCGAGAGCATCGCGCCCTACACCATCGAGGAAGCCTACGAGGTGTCCCAGGCCATCACCGACAAGGACATGCCGTCCCTGAAGGACGAGCTGGGCGATCTGCTGTTCCAGGTGATTTTTCACGCGCAAATGGCTGAAGAGGCAGGAGAATTCGACTTCGGCGACATCATTGACGCCATCTGCGGCAAGATGCTGCGACGTCACCCGCACGTATTCGGCGATGCGACAATCGAGGATGCCGATGCCCAGACGCTGGCCTGGGAAGAACACAAGAAACGCGAGCGCGACGAGAAGGCCCGCGCCGAGGGCCGCGTGCCCAGCGTGCTCGACGGCGTGGCGTACGGCTACCCTGCCCTGATGCGCTCGGTAAAGCTGGCCAAGCGCGCCGCAACGGTCGGTTTCGACTGGCCGGACGCGTCCCAGGTGCTGGACAAGATCAAGGAGGAAACCATCGAGCTGGCGGTGGAAATGGCCGACGCCAAGGCCGGCGCCGACAACCACGACAAGGTCGAGAGTGAACTGGGCGACATCCTGTTCGCCTACACCAACCTGGCGCGTTTCCTGAAGGTCGACCCGGAGCGGGCGCTGCGCGGCACCAACCGGCGGTTTGAACAACGGTTTCGCCGCATCGAAAGCATTCTGGCGGCGCGCGGCGAGCGCCCGCAGGACAAGACCCTGGAAGAGCTGGAAGCGCTATGGCAGCAGGCCAAGAAGGAGTTGAGACATGAGTCTCAAGCTGCTGATCGCTAA
- the hfq gene encoding RNA chaperone Hfq: MASDRSQNVQDVFLNHVRKEKTPVTVFLMNGVKLQGVITWFDNFCILLRRDRHSQLVYKHAISTVMPSAPIQLFEPADEDSDGE, from the coding sequence ATGGCTTCCGACCGGTCGCAGAATGTTCAGGACGTCTTTCTCAACCACGTCCGCAAAGAGAAGACCCCGGTTACCGTCTTCCTCATGAATGGTGTGAAACTTCAGGGCGTCATCACCTGGTTCGATAATTTCTGTATCCTGCTGCGCCGCGACCGGCACTCCCAGCTGGTCTACAAGCATGCCATCTCGACGGTCATGCCTTCGGCGCCGATCCAGCTGTTCGAACCGGCCGACGAAGACTCCGACGGAGAATAG
- the trkA gene encoding Trk system potassium transporter TrkA — MNIIVCGAGQVGASIAHHLAQEHHDVTLIDISAELIHRLTNTLDVQGVVGHAAHPDILESAGAAQAEMLIAATHSDEVNMVACQVAHTLFSVPTKVARLRTQCYLNRDWRTLFGPQQMPIDLIISPELEVARAIRRRVDTPGAFDVVPFAEDRVYLLGIAIGPDCPVIDTPLLQLTELFPDLHVRVVGIRRGETTIVPDAEEQLRPGDRVYVVTEKGQRNRVLAAYGHEEPEAHRIIIVGGGHVGLYLAQELEASGGGFNLRIIERSEDRARYVADQLERAVVLHGDALDQDILREAHVQMTDTVIAVANDDETNILSSLLAKREGAKQAITLVNNPVYGPLLPSLGIDVYIDPRATTVSTILRHVRRGRIRGLHSLSAAGAELIEAEALETLEILDTPLRDAKVPPGVRFGAIVRGDQVIIPRGDTVIRIGDRVIIFALAEQIKKVEQMFSVQLGYF, encoded by the coding sequence ATGAACATTATCGTCTGCGGGGCCGGGCAGGTGGGCGCGTCCATCGCGCATCATCTGGCCCAAGAACACCACGACGTCACCCTCATCGACATTTCGGCGGAGCTGATCCACAGGCTGACCAATACATTGGACGTTCAGGGCGTCGTCGGCCATGCGGCCCATCCGGATATTCTGGAATCCGCGGGCGCCGCCCAGGCTGAAATGCTGATTGCGGCAACGCATTCGGACGAAGTCAACATGGTTGCCTGCCAGGTGGCGCACACGCTGTTCAGCGTCCCCACCAAGGTGGCCCGGCTGCGCACCCAGTGCTATCTCAACCGGGATTGGCGGACGCTGTTCGGTCCCCAGCAAATGCCCATCGACCTGATCATTTCGCCCGAGCTCGAGGTGGCGCGCGCCATCAGGCGTCGGGTCGACACGCCGGGCGCGTTCGACGTGGTGCCGTTCGCCGAAGACCGGGTCTACCTGCTGGGTATCGCCATCGGTCCTGATTGCCCGGTGATCGACACACCGCTGCTGCAACTCACCGAGCTGTTCCCCGACCTCCATGTGCGGGTCGTCGGCATCAGGCGCGGCGAGACCACCATTGTCCCCGACGCCGAAGAGCAGCTGCGGCCCGGCGACCGGGTCTATGTGGTGACCGAGAAGGGGCAACGGAACCGGGTGCTGGCCGCTTATGGCCACGAAGAGCCCGAGGCCCATCGCATCATCATCGTCGGCGGCGGCCATGTGGGGCTCTATCTGGCACAGGAGCTGGAAGCAAGCGGCGGCGGCTTCAACCTGCGCATCATCGAGAGGTCGGAAGATCGCGCGCGCTATGTCGCCGATCAGCTGGAGCGCGCCGTGGTGTTGCACGGCGATGCCCTCGACCAGGACATCCTGCGCGAGGCGCATGTGCAGATGACCGATACGGTGATCGCCGTCGCCAATGACGACGAGACGAATATCCTGTCCTCGCTGCTGGCCAAGCGGGAAGGGGCCAAGCAGGCGATTACCCTCGTCAATAACCCGGTTTACGGGCCATTGCTCCCGTCGCTTGGCATCGACGTCTATATCGATCCGCGGGCGACTACCGTGTCGACGATCCTGCGTCATGTACGGCGCGGTCGTATTCGCGGCCTGCACTCGCTGAGCGCGGCGGGCGCCGAACTGATCGAGGCCGAGGCCCTGGAGACGCTCGAAATCCTCGATACGCCGCTGCGCGACGCCAAGGTGCCGCCGGGCGTGCGTTTCGGCGCCATCGTGCGCGGCGACCAGGTGATCATTCCCCGCGGCGACACGGTGATCCGCATCGGCGACCGGGTGATCATCTTCGCGCTGGCGGAGCAGATCAAGAAGGTCGAGCAGATGTTTTCTGTGCAGCTGGGCTATTTCTGA
- the hflX gene encoding GTPase HflX, whose translation MLLHPYPKGEGSRRSPEAALDELQGLAQAIGLDIVGAESTQLSSIRPRTYLGEGKVEELTAAVKEADAELVVIDAALSPGQQRNLEKALSAKVIDRTGLILEIFGERAQTREGVLQVELAHLNYQKGRLVRSWTHLERQRGGAGFLGGPGERQIEADRRLLRERIGKLKRELETVTRTRLLHRERRVKVPHPVVALVGYTNAGKSTLFNRLTSDDVMAEDMLFATLDPTMRGLDLPSGKRIILSDTVGFVSNLPTHLVAAFRATLEEVIEADIVIHVRDISHPDTEAQRQDVIDVLTSLGVPDEEEQVLIDVENKIDLLGAEQRAQTEARVERHEDLIPVSAVTGEGIDRLLERLDSLLARAERLVTLRVPYADGAMMAWLYDHGDVVKRTDVEEGADFEVRLSDQDVGKLRKQSPAMFAEAAE comes from the coding sequence CTGCTGCTCCATCCTTATCCGAAGGGTGAGGGCAGCCGCCGGTCGCCCGAGGCGGCGCTTGACGAGTTGCAGGGCCTCGCGCAGGCTATTGGTCTCGATATCGTCGGCGCCGAGAGCACCCAGCTGTCGTCCATCCGCCCCCGTACCTATCTGGGCGAGGGCAAGGTCGAGGAACTGACCGCGGCGGTCAAGGAGGCCGATGCCGAGTTGGTGGTGATCGACGCGGCGCTCAGCCCCGGACAGCAGCGCAATCTGGAAAAAGCGTTGTCGGCCAAGGTCATCGACCGCACCGGCCTGATTCTGGAAATCTTCGGCGAGCGGGCGCAAACGCGGGAAGGCGTGCTGCAGGTCGAGCTGGCCCATCTGAACTATCAGAAGGGCCGGCTGGTCCGATCCTGGACCCATCTGGAGCGACAGCGGGGCGGTGCGGGCTTTCTGGGCGGTCCCGGCGAGCGCCAGATCGAAGCGGACAGGCGTCTGCTGCGCGAGCGCATCGGCAAGCTGAAGCGCGAGCTGGAGACGGTGACCCGCACGCGGCTGCTGCATCGCGAGCGGCGCGTGAAGGTGCCGCATCCGGTGGTCGCGCTGGTCGGCTATACCAATGCGGGCAAGTCGACCCTGTTCAACCGGCTGACCAGCGACGACGTCATGGCCGAGGACATGCTGTTTGCCACCCTGGATCCGACCATGCGGGGCCTCGATCTGCCGTCCGGCAAGCGGATCATCCTGTCCGACACGGTGGGCTTCGTGTCCAACCTGCCCACCCATCTGGTCGCGGCGTTCCGCGCCACGCTGGAAGAGGTGATCGAGGCCGACATTGTCATCCACGTCCGTGACATTTCCCACCCGGATACGGAAGCCCAGCGTCAGGACGTCATTGACGTGCTGACCAGCCTGGGCGTGCCGGACGAGGAGGAGCAGGTCCTGATCGACGTGGAGAACAAGATCGACCTGCTGGGTGCCGAGCAGCGCGCCCAGACCGAGGCGCGCGTCGAGCGCCACGAAGACCTGATCCCGGTGTCGGCGGTCACCGGCGAGGGGATCGACCGGCTGCTGGAGCGTCTCGACAGCCTGCTGGCGCGTGCTGAACGGCTGGTGACCTTGCGGGTCCCCTATGCGGATGGCGCGATGATGGCCTGGCTTTACGATCATGGCGACGTGGTCAAGCGCACCGACGTGGAGGAGGGCGCCGATTTCGAGGTTCGCCTGTCCGACCAGGATGTGGGCAAGCTGCGCAAACAGTCGCCCGCCATGTTCGCCGAGGCAGCCGAATAG
- a CDS encoding carboxymuconolactone decarboxylase family protein, translating into MADSDRRQRGLGIRKKLWGDGDAPNLDDPLIEVTIDHLFGDIWTRPGLALRDRSLITCATLVALGKEAQLKVHLKGLLNQGVSHEEVEEMMIHLAHYAGWPCAVNGIRVAREVFKELA; encoded by the coding sequence ATGGCGGATAGCGACCGCAGGCAGCGCGGACTCGGCATCAGGAAAAAACTGTGGGGTGATGGCGATGCCCCCAATCTGGACGATCCACTGATCGAGGTGACGATCGATCACCTGTTCGGCGATATCTGGACCCGGCCGGGGCTGGCGCTGCGGGACAGGTCCCTGATCACCTGCGCCACCCTGGTGGCGCTGGGCAAGGAGGCTCAGCTCAAGGTGCACCTCAAGGGGTTGCTGAACCAGGGCGTGTCCCATGAGGAAGTCGAGGAGATGATGATCCACCTCGCTCATTATGCCGGCTGGCCTTGCGCGGTGAACGGCATCCGGGTAGCGCGCGAGGTGTTCAAGGAACTGGCCTGA
- a CDS encoding PAS domain-containing sensor histidine kinase encodes MSSLGGTSDRPKRALVPGWIKQLTHNRWVPAALAVIAVIWGVVTYVLLSRGLVAVDSSGAIALIFGNLAIVTVLAVLITRRVVRLWVARRTGLAGSRLHVRLVTLLSLVAIIPTIIVAMFSALYFNLGLQNWFSDQVRGAVHNSVRIAEDYMEEHKKSISRDLIEMASVLNSRADEFRFEPKKFDEEMQNQARSRSFSEAIILSRNGTIYSKYNGLFGDTLARTSALPRRAMAQAEAGGVAAMTNANDDYVGALIKLSGYWDRYLYVGRNVEQRVVEQLDRTRHHAAEYERLEQRRGSLQTNINITFVVLALLMLMVAVFVGIWFASRLIAPITDLVRASERIREGDLSIRVPEGEGDDEITVLSRTFNRMTDQLQGQRDELIDANIQLDQRRRFTEAVLEGVLVGVIGLNARGEVDLSNRAALAMLEETETSLKGRKLVASVPELSELLTEAEDNPDEFVQQHINIVRDGQARNLLVRISSERLDGEITGFVVTFDDITELVAAQRTAAWADVARRIAHEIKNPLTPIQLSAERLKRKYRKEIITDPDVFSHCTDTIIRQVGDIRRMVDEFSGFARMPAPTFRPENITEIARQTLLFLEVSSPDIRFEFHGDEEPVTLNCDGRQVAQALTNIIKNASESIHGRKCGEGEHLPPGRIDLTVISDVDSVVICVEDNGLGLPREHRDRLTEPYVTTREKGTGLGLAIVKKIMSDHGGELLLEDRPLGGVRVRLVFSREHAAELVPEPRIATVG; translated from the coding sequence ATGTCGAGCCTCGGCGGCACGTCTGATAGACCCAAACGGGCGCTGGTTCCCGGCTGGATCAAGCAACTTACGCACAATCGTTGGGTTCCCGCCGCGCTGGCGGTGATCGCGGTGATCTGGGGCGTGGTGACTTATGTCCTGCTGAGCCGCGGCCTGGTCGCCGTGGATTCGAGCGGCGCCATTGCCCTGATCTTCGGCAATCTGGCCATCGTCACCGTGCTGGCGGTGTTGATCACCCGGCGGGTCGTCCGGTTATGGGTGGCCCGGCGCACCGGTCTTGCCGGCTCCAGGCTGCATGTTCGGCTGGTGACGCTGCTCAGTCTTGTCGCGATCATCCCGACAATCATTGTCGCCATGTTCTCGGCGCTTTATTTCAACCTGGGACTGCAGAACTGGTTCTCGGATCAGGTCCGCGGCGCGGTCCACAACTCGGTGCGGATCGCCGAGGACTACATGGAGGAGCACAAGAAGAGCATCTCGCGCGATCTGATCGAGATGGCCTCGGTGCTTAACAGCCGTGCCGACGAATTTCGCTTCGAGCCGAAGAAGTTCGACGAGGAGATGCAGAATCAGGCGCGAAGCCGGTCTTTCAGCGAGGCCATCATCCTGTCGCGCAACGGGACGATCTATTCCAAGTACAACGGGCTGTTTGGCGACACATTGGCGCGCACGTCGGCGCTGCCGCGGCGCGCCATGGCGCAGGCCGAGGCCGGCGGCGTCGCGGCCATGACCAATGCCAACGACGATTATGTGGGCGCGCTGATCAAACTCAGCGGCTATTGGGACCGCTATCTCTATGTGGGCCGCAACGTCGAGCAGCGGGTGGTCGAGCAACTCGACCGGACACGGCACCACGCCGCCGAATACGAGCGGCTGGAACAGCGCCGCGGGTCGCTGCAAACCAACATCAACATCACCTTCGTGGTGCTGGCGCTTTTGATGCTGATGGTGGCCGTTTTCGTCGGCATCTGGTTCGCCAGCCGGCTGATCGCGCCGATTACCGACCTTGTGCGCGCCTCGGAACGCATACGCGAGGGCGACCTGTCGATCCGCGTGCCGGAGGGCGAGGGCGACGACGAGATCACCGTGCTGTCGCGCACCTTCAATCGCATGACCGACCAGCTGCAGGGCCAGCGGGACGAGCTTATCGACGCCAACATCCAGCTCGACCAGCGTCGGCGGTTCACGGAAGCGGTTCTCGAGGGCGTTCTGGTCGGCGTTATCGGGCTCAACGCGCGCGGCGAGGTCGACCTGTCCAACCGCGCGGCGCTTGCCATGCTGGAAGAGACCGAAACCTCGCTGAAGGGCAGGAAACTGGTTGCCTCCGTGCCCGAGCTGTCCGAGTTGTTGACTGAAGCCGAAGACAATCCGGACGAGTTCGTGCAGCAGCACATCAATATCGTCCGCGATGGCCAGGCGAGAAACCTGCTGGTGCGGATCTCGTCGGAGCGGCTCGATGGCGAAATCACCGGTTTCGTGGTCACGTTCGATGACATCACCGAACTGGTCGCCGCCCAGCGCACCGCGGCCTGGGCCGACGTGGCGCGGCGCATCGCCCACGAGATCAAGAATCCGCTGACACCCATCCAGCTTTCGGCGGAGCGTCTGAAACGGAAGTACCGCAAGGAAATCATCACCGACCCGGACGTGTTCAGCCATTGCACCGACACCATTATCCGTCAGGTTGGCGACATCCGGCGCATGGTGGACGAGTTCTCCGGCTTCGCACGGATGCCGGCGCCCACATTCAGGCCGGAAAACATTACCGAGATCGCCCGCCAGACCCTGCTGTTTCTCGAAGTGTCCTCGCCGGACATTCGCTTCGAGTTCCACGGCGACGAGGAACCGGTGACGCTGAACTGTGACGGGCGGCAGGTGGCGCAGGCGCTGACCAACATCATCAAGAATGCCTCGGAATCCATTCACGGCCGCAAATGCGGCGAGGGCGAGCACCTGCCTCCCGGCCGCATTGACCTGACTGTTATTTCGGACGTCGATTCGGTGGTCATCTGTGTCGAGGACAACGGCCTGGGCCTGCCCAGGGAGCACCGCGACCGGCTCACCGAACCCTATGTAACCACACGCGAGAAAGGCACCGGATTGGGACTGGCGATCGTCAAGAAGATCATGAGCGACCATGGCGGCGAGTTGCTGCTGGAGGACCGGCCGCTGGGCGGCGTACGGGTCCGGCTGGTATTCTCGCGCGAACACGCGGCCGAGTTGGTGCCTGAACCCAGAATCGCAACGGTGGGCTGA
- a CDS encoding GNAT family N-acetyltransferase — protein MEQLTIRKAVPGDAGLVVFFVEALAEYEKLRHEMVATDADMDRALFGPRPYAEALIAEWGGIPVGFALYFYNFSTFAGRPGLYLEDLFVLPEHRGNGIGRALLAQLACIAAENGCARFEWTVLDWNEPSIRFYEGLGAKRQGEWLIYRLTGDGLDRLAAEARTRETKHGG, from the coding sequence ATGGAACAACTCACTATCAGGAAAGCGGTGCCCGGCGATGCGGGACTGGTGGTGTTCTTTGTCGAGGCGCTGGCCGAGTATGAGAAGCTGCGCCACGAAATGGTGGCGACCGACGCGGACATGGACCGGGCACTGTTCGGCCCGCGCCCCTACGCCGAGGCGCTGATCGCCGAATGGGGCGGTATTCCGGTGGGTTTCGCGCTGTATTTCTACAATTTCTCCACCTTTGCCGGGCGGCCGGGGCTGTATCTGGAAGACCTGTTCGTGCTGCCCGAGCACCGCGGCAATGGCATCGGGCGAGCCCTGCTTGCCCAGTTGGCCTGTATCGCCGCCGAGAACGGCTGCGCCCGGTTCGAATGGACCGTCCTGGACTGGAACGAACCGTCGATCCGCTTCTATGAGGGGTTGGGCGCGAAACGTCAGGGCGAATGGCTGATCTATCGCCTCACCGGCGACGGATTGGATAGACTGGCAGCGGAAGCACGAACCAGGGAGACGAAACATGGCGGATAG
- a CDS encoding glutathione S-transferase — translation MSLKLLIANKNYSSWSVRPMLVLDHFQIPYELVRGRLKSAHVTNEIATEFIDDWSRAGKVPVLRDGDLTVWESLAIIEYLADRFPAKQIWPADAGERALARAVSAEMHAGFTPLRGEMPMNVRRRYENFRYSADAAADIARVQQLWADCLARSGGPFLFGAFCAADAMFAPVISRFRTYGIELDAVSAAYADAVWSLPAIKAWLADAAAEQTIIETYEFNP, via the coding sequence ATGAGTCTCAAGCTGCTGATCGCTAACAAGAACTATTCCTCCTGGTCGGTCCGTCCGATGCTCGTGCTCGACCATTTCCAAATTCCCTACGAACTCGTCCGCGGCCGCCTGAAATCGGCCCACGTGACCAACGAGATCGCCACCGAGTTCATCGACGACTGGTCGCGCGCCGGCAAGGTTCCGGTGCTGCGGGACGGCGACCTGACCGTGTGGGAAAGCCTCGCCATCATCGAGTATCTGGCTGACAGGTTTCCTGCCAAGCAGATCTGGCCGGCAGATGCCGGTGAACGCGCCCTCGCCCGTGCCGTCAGCGCCGAGATGCATGCCGGTTTCACGCCTCTGCGGGGCGAGATGCCGATGAACGTTCGCAGGCGCTATGAGAATTTCCGCTACAGCGCCGACGCTGCTGCCGACATCGCCCGCGTGCAGCAACTCTGGGCCGACTGCCTGGCGCGCTCCGGCGGCCCGTTCCTGTTCGGCGCGTTCTGCGCCGCAGACGCCATGTTCGCGCCGGTGATCAGCCGGTTCCGTACCTATGGTATCGAACTGGACGCGGTGTCCGCCGCTTACGCGGACGCGGTGTGGAGCCTGCCCGCCATCAAGGCGTGGCTGGCCGACGCCGCAGCCGAGCAAACCATCATCGAGACGTACGAGTTCAATCCATAA
- the groES gene encoding co-chaperone GroES produces MSNFKPLHDRVLVKRLPSEEKTAGGIIIPDSVQEKPQQGEIVAAGSGSRRADGNIDPLGVKVGDKILFGKYAGTEVKMQGTEYIIMKESDILGVLD; encoded by the coding sequence ATGAGCAACTTCAAGCCGCTGCACGACCGGGTCCTGGTCAAGCGCCTGCCGTCGGAAGAGAAGACCGCCGGCGGCATCATCATTCCGGATTCGGTACAGGAAAAGCCCCAGCAGGGCGAGATCGTCGCTGCTGGTTCCGGCTCGCGCCGCGCCGATGGCAATATCGATCCGCTGGGCGTGAAGGTCGGCGACAAGATCCTGTTCGGCAAGTACGCCGGCACCGAGGTGAAGATGCAGGGCACCGAGTACATCATCATGAAGGAATCGGACATCCTGGGCGTGCTCGACTAG
- a CDS encoding sigma-54 dependent transcriptional regulator produces MSHDILIVDDEVDIRDLVAGLLEDEGYETRSAGDSDSALAQIEQRRPNLVILDIWLQGSRLDGLELLDFIRRDHPDVPVIIISGHGNVETAVSAIKRGASNFIEKPFKTDHLLHLVQTATEAARLRRENEELRARYMPTDELVGASSAINSVRQVVERVAPANSRVLIAGPTGSGKEVIARQIHKLSSRANGPFVVVNAANIAPERMEIELFGIERKQVGQVQSRKIGLFEQAHGGTLFLDEVGDMPMETQSKILRVLVEQMFERVDGSRKVQVDVRVMSSTTKDLRHSIESGRFREDLYHRLNVVPIQVPPLSARRDDIPLLIDYFMERLATSGGMARREVSADVIAALQAYEWPGNVRQLRNVVERMLIMAAEDVLEQIGADMLPAEINGTSSTLVRAGQGEAIMSVPLREAREAFEKEYLQAQITRFGGNISRTASFVGMERSALHRKLKSLGLQTGERRAGEEDE; encoded by the coding sequence ATGTCACACGACATTCTGATCGTTGATGATGAAGTGGACATTCGCGACCTTGTCGCGGGCCTGCTGGAGGACGAAGGATATGAGACCCGGAGCGCCGGCGACAGCGACAGTGCGCTTGCCCAGATCGAGCAGCGCCGTCCCAACCTGGTGATCCTGGATATCTGGCTGCAGGGCAGCCGCCTCGACGGGCTGGAATTGCTGGACTTCATCCGGCGCGACCATCCTGACGTACCGGTGATCATCATCAGCGGGCACGGCAACGTGGAAACGGCGGTTTCAGCGATCAAGCGCGGCGCATCGAATTTCATCGAAAAGCCCTTCAAGACAGACCATTTGCTGCATCTTGTTCAGACCGCAACTGAAGCCGCCCGGCTGCGCCGCGAAAACGAGGAGCTGCGCGCCCGCTACATGCCGACGGACGAGCTGGTGGGCGCGTCTTCTGCCATCAACAGCGTGCGTCAGGTCGTCGAGCGCGTGGCACCAGCGAACAGCCGGGTGCTGATCGCGGGCCCGACCGGTTCCGGAAAGGAAGTGATCGCCCGGCAGATTCACAAGCTGTCGTCCCGCGCCAACGGCCCGTTCGTGGTGGTGAATGCCGCCAACATCGCGCCCGAGCGCATGGAGATCGAGCTTTTCGGCATCGAGCGCAAACAGGTGGGACAGGTGCAGAGCCGCAAGATCGGCCTGTTCGAGCAGGCCCATGGCGGCACCCTGTTTCTCGATGAAGTGGGCGACATGCCCATGGAGACCCAGAGCAAGATCTTGCGGGTGCTGGTCGAGCAGATGTTCGAGCGGGTCGATGGCAGCCGCAAGGTACAGGTCGACGTGCGGGTGATGAGTTCGACCACCAAGGATCTGCGGCATTCAATCGAGAGCGGGCGGTTTCGCGAGGACCTCTATCATCGTCTCAACGTGGTGCCGATCCAGGTGCCGCCTCTCAGCGCGCGGCGCGACGACATCCCGCTGCTGATCGACTATTTCATGGAGCGGCTGGCGACCTCGGGCGGCATGGCGCGGCGCGAGGTCAGCGCCGATGTGATCGCGGCGCTGCAGGCCTATGAATGGCCCGGCAATGTGCGGCAGCTCCGCAATGTGGTGGAGCGCATGCTGATCATGGCGGCTGAAGATGTGCTGGAGCAGATCGGCGCCGACATGCTGCCAGCCGAGATCAACGGAACGAGTTCCACGCTCGTGCGTGCGGGCCAGGGTGAGGCCATCATGTCTGTACCATTGCGCGAGGCGCGGGAGGCGTTCGAGAAGGAATATCTGCAGGCGCAGATTACCCGGTTTGGCGGGAATATCTCGCGCACCGCCAGCTTCGTCGGCATGGAGCGCTCGGCGCTGCATCGCAAGCTGAAGTCACTGGGATTGCAGACCGGCGAGCGCAGAGCCGGCGAAGAGGACGAATGA
- the crcB gene encoding fluoride efflux transporter CrcB: MSYFMVFLGAGIGGAMRHGVNLAVTRGLGIQFPFGIMLINVLGCLSMGLIVGWLALRGQAGQEWRLFLTTGVLGGFTTFSAFSLDAALLYERGEPGLAAVYVLGSVVLSLAAVFAGLWAVRQIG, translated from the coding sequence ATGTCCTATTTCATGGTCTTCCTCGGCGCCGGCATCGGCGGTGCCATGCGCCACGGCGTCAACCTGGCGGTTACCCGCGGGCTGGGCATCCAGTTCCCGTTCGGCATCATGCTGATCAATGTGCTCGGGTGTCTGTCCATGGGCCTGATCGTCGGCTGGCTCGCGCTGCGCGGCCAGGCGGGCCAGGAATGGCGCCTGTTTCTGACCACCGGCGTCCTCGGCGGCTTCACGACCTTTTCCGCCTTCTCCCTCGACGCCGCCTTGCTGTACGAGCGCGGCGAACCGGGACTGGCGGCGGTGTATGTGCTGGGTTCGGTGGTGTTGTCGCTTGCGGCGGTGTTCGCCGGATTGTGGGCGGTTCGGCAGATCGGCTAG